One segment of Sesamum indicum cultivar Zhongzhi No. 13 linkage group LG4, S_indicum_v1.0, whole genome shotgun sequence DNA contains the following:
- the LOC105160279 gene encoding subtilisin-like protease SBT3.9, whose translation MRVIIPCRNKCSLVLPLVWLSVYTLLLQYTAARTNVAANEDAGGGTKAYIVYMGERKHKDVELVTKSHHEMLASVLGSKEATLDSMIYSYRHGFSGFAAKMTDSQARYIAELPGVVQVLPNRLYKMHTTRSWDYLGLSPHSTTNLLHDTNQGDGAIIGVFDTGVWPESESFNDKGLGPIPAKWKGFCTSGDAFNPKQHCNKKIIGARYFINGFLAAYGEFNATEANEFISTRDSAGHGTHCASIAGGSFVRNVSFQGLAGGVARGGAPRARLAIYKVGWIGGAVSSVDILKAFDEAIHDGVDVLSISLGIDLPLYPEIDKLDVIYYGSFHAVAHGITVVCSAGNSGPEYQTVEDVAPWVISVAASTIDRSFPTPIVLGNKQVFTGQAMFDGKDTGFLKLAYIERGDVGGERYCEYITANDTWVAGKVVLCFTVEGSEDDIIRAASTVQEAGALGLIATKKTVVALSPYYSSFPLILVTFDIATQILNYIRFTRDPVVRLKPTKTYFGNQASTYIASFSSRGPNSLSPAVLKPEIAAPGVDVLAAYVPTTLSPQGYSFDSGTSMAAPHIAGIAALLKSLHPHWSLAAIKSALVTTAWTMDPYSGEPIFAKGQIPKLADPFDYGGGLVNPNAARTPGLVYDIGTQDYVNYLCAMGYSETDINQLTGRPKSCKKSSNSVLDLNLPSITVPNLKGSVTIRKTVTNVGDENSKYEAVVVPPLGTVVKVNPKHLQFSPEVREMSFKVKITTLHNITTEYYFGSLTWSDGKHEVKIPISVRTEFPQVYGN comes from the exons ATGAGGGTTATAATTCCATGTAGAAACAAATGCAGCTTGGTTCTTCCACTTGTCTGGCTTTCTGTTTATACACTACTTTTGCAGTACACTGCTGCAAGAACTAACGTTGCAGCCAATGAAGATGCAGGTGGTGGGACCAAA GCTTATATTGTGTATATGGGAGAAAGGAAGCACAAGGATGTGGAGCTAGTCACGAAATCCCACCATGAAATGCTGGCCTCAGTTCTAGGAAG CAAAGAAGCAACTCTGGATTCAATGATATACAGTTACAGACATGGCTTCTCTGGTTTTGCTGCCAAGATGACTGACTCTCAGGCACGATATATTGCGG AGTTACCGGGCGTGGTTCAAGTACTGCCCAACCGCTTATACAAGATGCACACGACGAGGAGTTGGGACTACCTCGGTCTCTCTCCTCATTCCACCACGAATCTTTTGCACGATACCAACCAAGGCGATGGTGCTATAATTGGCGTCTTCGACACAG GCGTGTGGCCAGAGTCAGAATCTTTCAATGACAAAGGCCTGGGCCCCATCCCTGCTAAATGGAAGGGCTTTTGCACATCGGGAGACGCCTTCAATCCGAAACAGCAttgcaacaaaaaaattatcggGGCTCGCTACTTCATCAACGGGTTTCTTGCTGCATATGGAGAATTTAATGCAACAGAAGCTAACGAGTTCATCTCAACCAGAGACTCAGCAGGTCATGGCACGCACTGTGCCAGCATTGCAGGCGGTTCGTTTGTAAGAAATGTGAGCTTCCAGGGCCTGGCTGGTGGCGTGGCTCGAGGGGGTGCACCGCGAGCACGGCTAGCCATCTACAAGGTGGGCTGGATTGGCGGTGCCGTTTCATCTGTAGACATTCTGAAAGCCTTTGATGAGGCCATCCATGATGGAGTTGATGTTTTATCGATATCCTTGGGCATTGATTTACCTCTGTATCCTGAAATAGACAAACTGGATGTGATTTATTATGGCTCGTTCCACGCGGTAGCACATGGAATAACAGTGGTATGTTCGGCAGGAAACTCAGGTCCAGAATATCAAACAGTTGAGGATGTAGCACCATGGGTCATATCTGTCGCGGCTAGTACTATTGATAGGTCATTTCCCACTCCTATCGTCCTGGGaaacaaacaagttttcacg GGTCAGGCAATGTTTGATGGCAAAGATACCGGCTTCCTCAAATTGGCCTACATAGAGAGAGGAGACGTAGGTGGGGAGCG GTATTGTGAATACATAACAGCAAATGATACGTGGGTAGCTGGAAAAGTGGTGCTCTGCTTCACTGTAGAAGGAAGTGAGGATGATATAATCAGAGCAGCATCAACTGTCCAGGAAGCCGGTGCATTGGGGCTTATTGCAACCAAAAAAACCGTTGTCGCATTGTCTCCATATTACAGTAGCTTCCCATTAATTTTAGTGACTTTTGACATCGCTACACAGATACTGAATTACATCCGTTTTACAAG GGATCCTGTGGTCCGTCTGAAGCCGACAAAGACATATTTTGGCAACCAAGCCTCCACCTACATAGCATCGTTCTCATCACGAGGCCCTAATTCTCTTTCTCCAGCAGTTCTGAAG CCCGAGATAGCAGCACCAGGAGTTGATGTATTAGCAGCGTACGTTCCGACCACATTAAGTCCACAGGGATACAGCTTTGACTCAGGAACGTCCATGGCGGCCCCTCATATAGCAGGAATTGCAGCTCTCCTCAAATCCTTGCACCCACATTGGTCTCTGGCTGCTATAAAGTCAGCACTTGTCACAACAG CATGGACGATGGACCCTTACTCTGGAGAGCCCATTTTTGCAAAGGGACAGATACCAAAGCTGGCCGATCCATTCGACTACGGTGGTGGACTTGTCAACCCGAACGCAGCAAGAACTCCCGGCCTAGTGTACGACATAGGAACTCAAGACTATGTGAATTATCTCTGTGCTATGGGTTATAGTGAAACCGACATCAATCAGCTTACAGGACGGCCCAAATCCTGTAAGAAATCGAGCAACTCTGTACTAGACTTGAACCTTCCTTCAATTACAGTTCCAAACCTTAAAGGGTCAGTTACTATAAGAAAAACTGTCACAAATGTTGGAGATGAAAACTCAAAGTACGAAGCCGTTGTCGTCCCGCCTCTCGGCACTGTTGTGAAAGTGAATCCTAAGCATTTGCAGTTCAGTCCTGAGGTCAGGGAGATGAGCTTCAAGGTCAAAATAACCACACTGCACAACATCACCACGGAGTACTACTTTGGAAGCTTGACTTGGAGTGACGGAAAGCATGAAGTCAAGATCCCTATATCTGTGAGAACTGAGTTTCCACAAGTTTATGGTAATTAG